The region TGAAGAAACACACTGCCCCTGGCTAGTTAAGATTAAACAGATCAGATCCAGATTGCCTTGTGTTCCATGTCAAAAAGAATGAGCACACCAACCCCCCCTGAATGGCTGAAGACTGACAGGAAGTGAAGGTAGGTAAACCAGAGCAGGAAATGGGCTGACTGGCTGTCCATGTGACCTCAGACAGGTTAGAAGCTTAACCTCGGATGTTACCGGGATTTAATTGGACTTCGATGTAGACACTGGGTTGCTAGCTGGATTAAGAAAGATGCAGGGGAATACCGTACTGCATCTCCCCCTCCCTATGTTCTGTGTTACATCATAGAGCTTAAACCCCAGACCTTACGTGTTTTCACTCACTCTAGTGCCATTAGTATTTCTAAATCCGCTCTCTATTATGTTTTCTGCAGCTGCGTCTCATCCCTGGCCCGCCAACTGACTTAACAGTAGGAGGAGAATGGAGTTGGGTAGGGGCGAGAAACCGCAGGACGGCACAGAAACGGCCATACacggaggggggtgggggggctggtgggggaggggaggaacacgttttagttttgtttcttgGCCTCTGGGTTGCCGTAACTGGAGCCTGTTTTCTTCACCTCGGTGACCCCGATGAGGCGGCGGATAGCTATCGAGGCTGTGAAGAGaacaaaggagaaaagaaagagtggGGTACATGAGCGATTTGAACATTAAACTAcacgtttctctctctctctctcccccccgtACAGACAAAGAATCACTGCATGCTGGTCATTCCACTAGAGGAAGAAGCCGTGTCCTTTTTCATCCTAAAAAGGATTTACCTACCTATGATGAGAAAGATGATAAAGCCAATGATGAGGAGGGGGGAGCCACTGACGACCACTCCACAAGCAAAGTTGATGAGGGGCGAAAGCAGCAGGGTGGCCCAAAACAGGAAGTTCAGTAGCGTCCATAGCCGGCGAGGTGGAATTATTGTGGGTCCGGGGAACTTGCCTTCCTTTTTGTAGAATTCCTGTAAGGCATCCTGCACAGGACAGGAAGAAGAAAGGGTTTGCCCTGTATTACATTGATCAGGTCTGCCATTGCCTCATTTTGCCTGAGAAACTAGCAATCTCACCACCCTACTATTGCCGGCCTGCGCCCCCCCcggccccccgcccccccccaacGGGACTAGGGTCCAATTTATGTGCACTTGTATCCTTTCAACTCAGTGGGAAACTCTTTTGTCCGTTTATGTTTTGAGTGACAGTCGTGCTAGCAGCTTGCCTGCTGACACAGCTGCCCCCAACAGGCCCAGCAGGACAGGCTTTGATCCATCTTGGCAGAAAGGAAACGTTCCTTTCTCTACAAGACCAGTATTGGTAAGGCGAGGTGCAAACGTAAATTATATTGATCAATGGGAACTAAATTATAGCTCCTctaaaaaggtttatttcagGTCCAAATGTTGTAATATTTCGATTAAATGGGTTAGCATGACAGAAATGATTTGCTATTCACAAAATCTGTGAATACTTTGTGCATTTTAGACTTTAACAGTCTAGAGAACCCAAAAAGAGATCGGTAACTTTAATGTCAGCTTTCCTCAGTTTACCTTCTCTTGGTAGAGCTTGTGCAGCCAGATGGCGCACTCTTGCTCATCCTCTGGTATATCCTCCACAGGAAACCGCCTGgttggaaaagagaaaaaccGGGAATGGACCTTAAGATTCTTGAAACTACAAAGATTAGACACCAACTATTTTAGCCAACAATAACAGATTATATTACCCAACAATCAGAAATGAGCACATAATCAACAACTGAGACTACACgaaatgaaaatacacatgGATGACATAATTTGCGTTACTAAGCAACCGCCAAAATCCTGTACAACCAAGAAGTCAGGAACATGCAACAAAACAGAGAGGGATGTCCAAAAACTTTTTGACTTTCGGATCTATGCTGTAACTTGCCCAGGAACGGCTGAGATTGTGGATCCAGAGAAGAGGGTAGATTAAATTATACACAGAGAAGtgaaggactttttttttccaggtaaaTTGAAAGCTGATGGGCACACTACACAATTTTAACAATTGTTTCTCTGGTGTTACGATTTCTCCTGCTCACATGTTTTGTGGTTGTGATTCAAATTGTCAAAATTATTCTTGATGAGAATGACGGCCAGCAACCGTATAAGAATAACACCACACACTGTATGTTTCCAGATGATCATCATCAACGGATCAGAGTAGAATGGACTTAGTCTAACTAGGTCAGATAACTGGTGGTGACGGCCATCAATAACTAAAAGTGGGTCATTCAATTGTAATGTCTGTACCCACCTTTAAAAAAGGCATGATATAtttaacccagaaaaaaaaaaatcttgaccAACCAAACTAAAAGAACTACTAATATACCGTAAATACAAATAAGCACTATAAcctaaaaaactattttaaataaatgtgttgttacCTACATTCATCAGAGTAACAAATGGGGATATTCAGCCAACACTACATTCAGAAGTATGACTCTTAAACCATAATATAATGGACAATAAGAGGTAAAATACTTTGCATGATGACTAATCCTCTCAATAGCGCAACAGAAATCTTTCATGATAATATAGTAAATAGTTTCTCACCACCAGGGGCTCCCTCATCTGCACCAGAAATGTTCCTTTTTGTGCTGAGGGATTTCTTTACACTCATAGTTGTGTTTAACTGCAGTCTACTTAATGACAAACCTAAACACAACTATCCTCCTTTTCctagtttttctttaattgagTCAAATAAAGAAGCACAATACTTCTCTCAGTTTTGCTGCTCACACAAAAGACATGCTTTACTCAGCCGTTTCAGCATGAGACATCCCaatctgtttttgtctcatgGCCAAGTCTTCACTCAGTAGGAGTGTCCTGGCCATTAGAGTTTTTGTTCTGAAACAATAAACACGCTGGGAAACTAGCcacatttttgaattttatgCTCTCACTGTCTCCAAAAGGTTTAGAAAACATTACTCATTTTCCACTTTGAAGAAAGGCAGTGCAGCTGGCAGTGTAATGCTTCACTACTACAATCACTGATGATTCAAATGTAAATGGCGGGTATCAGTGACACTCACCTCACACTCAAGTCAGCTTTGTATTTCTTGCCATTGACGATGCCCAGGAGAGTGGGTGTCTGGTTGTCTTTGAAGTTAAGAGTCACATCATACACAGCAGTTactgtaaaagagaaaaacacagatttaaaaaaaataaaagaatccAATGTAAATTAAGCATGATGAACATTGTGGGTGTTTGTTTACACTACCTGTGCCCTTAAGACATTGCAGCGTGGTGGTGAATCCTTTGGTTCGGGGTAGTAGGTGGTATTTGAGCTTGGGCAGGCCCTTACTCTCTGCAACCTGCATACTGATTTGGTGCTTTGTCTCTGTAAAGCGGGTCCCCTCGCAATAGAGCAGAAACTGTGGCGGTGGAGATGAGCTGtgttatacatatacataatacacacctataaaaaagaaagacttgAGATGacctcctttcttcttttccatcCACTACCCTACTTCTGCTTGGTCGAATTACAGATTAAGTTCACCTCAATGCAACGCAATGCTAAAATAAAGTCACTTTCTTATCGTTATAGGCAAGTGGGTACCAACTCTTTAAAAGAGTCTTaagattgtttgttttaacacaCAGAAATTGACATTAGCAGTGGCCTGAAGCTTGATTTAGGGGTAATTAGATCAACTGCTCACCTGCCTAATCTCAGCTGGTGAACTAGTTGAGTCACAGTGAGAATCTGCTTTACGCCTTTggtaaaggtaaaaacaaaccGCAGCACCTGCTGCCACCACGTAAGACGCCGTGATTTTAAGCAACTTGCTTGTTTAAACttgactgtttttctttctcacacacacacacacacacacacacacacacacacacacacacacactacctctgtcacacacacacacacacactatctctcacacactcacacacacaaacacgattATATTTAACTTGGAT is a window of Etheostoma cragini isolate CJK2018 chromosome 11, CSU_Ecrag_1.0, whole genome shotgun sequence DNA encoding:
- the agpat3 gene encoding 1-acyl-sn-glycerol-3-phosphate acyltransferase gamma, whose protein sequence is MALLAHLKSLFILQLLMGFVFVVSGLIINFIQLCTCILWPINRQLYRTINCRLAYSLWSQLVMLLEWWSGTECTIYSDQATVDKFGKEHVITILNHNYEIDFLCGWTMCERYGVLGSSKVLAKHELLKVPLIGWTWYFLEIVFCKRKWEEDRKTVFKGLSRLKDYPEYMWFLLYCEGTRFTETKHQISMQVAESKGLPKLKYHLLPRTKGFTTTLQCLKGTVTAVYDVTLNFKDNQTPTLLGIVNGKKYKADLSVRRFPVEDIPEDEQECAIWLHKLYQEKDALQEFYKKEGKFPGPTIIPPRRLWTLLNFLFWATLLLSPLINFACGVVVSGSPLLIIGFIIFLIIASIAIRRLIGVTEVKKTGSSYGNPEAKKQN